The nucleotide sequence GGAGAAAATCGCTCTGAATGCGAAGGTTTCGCGCCCGTCGGTCTGCAATGCGATGGAAACGCTGCTCGTGCACGAAAGTATCGCCGAGGAATTCCTGCCGCGCCTCGTGCGGGCGATGGAAGCGGCGGGCGTCGAGCTGCGCGGCTGCGAAAAGGCGCGTGCCATTTGCACCTCGCTCAAGGAGGCGCAGGAGGAGGATTGGTCGACGGAGTACGGCGATCTCATCCTCTCCGTCAAGGTCGTGCGTGATCTAGAAGAAGCCATCGCACATATCAACCGCTACAATACGGGTCATTCGGAGACGATCGTCACGAACGACGTCAAACATGCGCACCGCTTTCAGGCGGAAGTCGACGCGGCGGCGGTCTACGTCAACGCCTCGACGCGCTTCACGGACGGCGGCGAGTTCGGCTTCGGCGCGGAGATCGGCATCAGCACGCAGAAGCTGCACGCGCGCGGTCCCATGGGACTTCTGGAGCTGACTTCGATGAAGTATCTGATCTACGGCGAAGGTCAGGTGCGCGAATGAAGCGCCTCCTCGGTTATGCGCGTGCCATTAGGCAGTATCTGGCGACGGAAAAGGGCGCGTACGATTTCTACGATGCCGTGCGTGCCGTCTTCGTCATCTTTCTGAGCATGGCGGCGGCGCTGGCCTTGACGTTCTTTCTTTTCGGCTGATTCACGAAGGGTGCTTTCGCTGAATCTGCCGCATTCGTTTGTCGCATGGGAAGCGGGGTGAGGTCGTGGCACAGGAGAAGAAGCGCGTCGGCATCATGGGCGGCACGTTCGATCCCATCCATCTCGGGCATCTTGTCATCGCGGAGGCGGCGCGGGAGGAATTGGCGCTCTCCGAGGTGATCTTCATTCCCGCGGCGCAGCCGCCGCACAAGCCCGGACGGAAGGTGGCAGCGGCTGCGCACCGCCTGCGTCTCGTGCAGCTTGCCGTGGAAGGCAATCCTTTCTTCCGTGCGCTCGACGTGGAGATGCGGCGCGAGGGTCCGTCGTATTCCTACGATACGCTGCGTGATCTCGTCGAAACGCATGGCGAGAGCGTGGACTTCTATTTCATTGTCGGCGGCGATGAGATCAGCGCCATCCTCACATGGCATCGCGTCGCCGAGCTTTTTTCCCTTTGCCGCTTCGTGGCGGCGAGGCGCAAGGGGGCGTCGCTCTCCCTGGACGAGGTGCGCACGCATCTCGGCGAGGAAGCGCTCTCGCGCATACGACTCGTGCAGACGCCGGAGCTGGAAATCTCCTCTACGGACATCCGGCGTCGCCTGCAGGGGGGGCGCTCGATTCGCTATCTCGTGCCCGAAAAGGTCGAAGCCTACATCTATAAAGAAGGTCTGTATTCATGAATTACGAGGCGATGAAAGAAGAACTCGCTCAGCGGCTGCAAAAGAAGCGCTACGAGCACTCCCTCGGCGTCGCGGACACTGCCGCCATGCTCGCCGGGCGCTTCGGCGTGGACGTGGAAAAGGCGCGTATTGCGGGGCTTCTGCACGACTGCGCACGCGAATATCGGACGGCGGATCTTCCCGCTGAGGCGGCGCGGCGCTCGATTGCCTACGGCGAGGTCGAGCGTGCGATGCCGCTCCTTCTTCATGCCTACGTGGGCGCAAGGCGTGCGGAGGAACTGTACGGCGTGACGGACGCGGAGATTCAGCAAGCGATCTGGCGCCATACAGTCGGCGGCGAGCGCATGACGAAGCTCGATAAGATCATCTACTTCGCTGACATGATCGAGCCGCAGCGCGACTATCCTGAGGTCGAGGAGCTGCGTGCGCTGTCGCGCACGGCGAGTCTCAATGCGATGGTGCTCGAAGGGCTTTCCCAGTCCATCGCATTCGTCCTGCAGTCCGGAAGGCTCATCCATCCGGCGACGGTGGCGGCACGCAACGAAATTCTCCTTCGCGCCCGTGCGAAAGAGGGTCATGCGCCATGACGCAGAGAAAGAGGAGCCGCACGCAGGAAAACATCCGCTTGAAGCGCAAGGAGCAGGCGCGTCGCCGCCGCATCGCGCGTGCACGCTTCCTCGTGCTGATGTTCTTCCTTGCCATATTCATCGCCGTGCTCGCCGTCGCAGGCTACTTTCTCTACGGCATCGGGCACAGTATTTATCAGGAAATCGACGCCGTCTATCAGGGCTACGAAGAGCGGCGACAGGAGCGCGACCGTCACGTCGATGCGAAGTTTGACGGCTACACGAACGTCCTCGTGCTCGGCATTGACGACGGTGCGGACGAGAACGGCACGGAAGGGCAGCACGCCGACACGATCCTGCTCCTCAGCATGGAAAATGCGACGGGTCGTCTGCGTGCCATCACGGTGCCGCCCAATATGATCGTGCAGCTGCCGCAGAAGGGCGGCGAGATACGTGCAACCGATCTCTACGCGCACGGCGGCGCTCCGACTATGGTGCAGGCGCTGTCGGATCTTCTCGGCGTCTCCATCCATCAGTATGTGACGCTCGACACGCATGCTCTCGCTGATCTCGTCGATGTCTTGGGCGGCGTCGACCTCTATGTCGAGGACGAGATGAACTACGACGACCCCGAGGCGGGGCTTTCCATCCATATCCCCAAGGGATTCCAGCACTTGGACGGCGACACGTCGCAGAAGTATCTGCGCTACCGCAGTTCGGAGCTTGGCGAGGTCGGCAGGCTGCACCGTCAGCAGCGTTTCGCCAAGGCGCTCTACGAGAAGTTCCTGCAAGTCGACACGATCCCGAAGCTGCCTGATGTGGCGGACATCTTCAAGTATCGCATGACGACGAGTGCGGAGATTTTCGATTCGGCGCGTCTCGCGAAGGTCTTGAAGAACCTCGGCGATGAGCCGCCGACGACGCTGCTTCTTCCCACCGTGCAGCGTGAAGGCTATTGGCTGCCGGATCGCGCGGCGATCGGGCAAAAGATCGAAGAATTATTCCCAGAATTGGTAAAGCATGAGGGAGAAAATGACGATAATAAGTGAAGAGCAGTAGGAGGCATGGATTTTGAGCAACACACCGGAAGAAATGAGTCGGGCGATCGCCAGAGCTGCGAGCGACAAGAAGGCGCAGGACATCGTCATCATGCGCATGGCGGAGCTCACGACAGCGGCGGATTATTTCATCGTCTGCTCGGCGAATACGGCGACGCAGGTGCGCGCCATCGCCGACAATATCGAAGACGAGATGCTGGAGAAGCATGAGAAGCCGTATCTGCACAAGGAAGGCTACCGCGAGGGCGAGTGGGTTCTCCTCGACTACGGCGACTGTGTCGCGCATGTTTTCATGACGGAGAGCCGCGCGTTCTACGCTTTGGAAAGGCTATGGAGTGATGCGCCGGCAGAGCATTATGAGGACTAGATGATGGCGGAAGAAAAGCGCAGGAAGTACGGACCGAGTACGGTCGCGAGCCTTCGCGTTGCGCGTATAAGCGAGCTTGGCGCGTTCCTCGATGCCGAGACGGGCAATACATCGGACGATATCCTGCTGCACAAGACGCAGCAGACGCGCGAAATCTCCGTCGGAGAAGAGGTCGAAGTGTTCCTCTACCTCGATCCCAAGCATCGCCTGACGGCGAGCATGAGGACGCCGCGCATGAAGGAAGGGCAGATCGCACGGCTCACGGTCATCAACGTGAGCCGCGACGGCGCTTTTCTCGATGTCGGCGCTGAGCGCGGCATCTTTCTGCCCTACGCGGGAATGCGCGGCAGGCCGCAGATCGGCGAGGTCGTCTGGGCGAAGCTCTACACGGACAAATCGGGAAGGCTCGCCGTGACGATGGAGGTCGAGGACGAACTGCGGCGCGCCTCGAAGCCCGCGACAGATGTGAGCGTCGGCGCTCATCTATCCGGCTCGATTTACAACATAACGGAGAGCGGCGCGTTTATTTTCACCGACGAGCGCTACATCGTGTTCGTTCCCCACAAGGACATGCGCGAGCGGCCGCGCGTGGGCGAGGAAGTCACCGTGCGCATCACCTATGTGCGCACGGACGGCAGGCTCAACGGCTCCCTGCGTGAGCCGAAGGAGAAGGCGCTCGTCACGGACGCCGAGCGCATCCTCGCCTACCTTGAGGAGCACAAGGGCAGGATGCCCTACAGCGACAAGACGACGCCTGAGATCATCAAGGCGAAGTTCCAGATCAGCAAGGCGGCGTTCAAGCGTGCTCTCGGGCATCTGCTCAAGGTGGGAAGCGTCGAGGAGAAGGATGGCTGGACGCTTCTTAAAGACGGGGCTTCGCTTGAGGAGGGCGAGGGGAAGCGCGAAAATAATCCGTGATTCCCCGCAAATAAAAGAAGGATTTCAGGTCTTTTTAACGAATTGTGTCTTTGAAAGTATGAAATAGGGGGCGGATTTTTCATGGCAGAAGAAAAAAAGGGCATTTTGCTGGAAACCGGCACGAATGAGTTTGAAATCATCGAGTTCAACATCGGCGCTGTCGATTACGGCATCAATGTCGCGAAGGTGCGCGAAGTCATCAAGGCATCGGATTTTCCTGTGACGACGATGCCGCAGGCGCATCCGTACATCAACGGACTGTTTACCCTGCGCGGCAGGGCAGTGCCGCTCGTCGATCTGCCGCGCTGCCTCGGCGTCATGAGCGGACAGGCGGCGGGACGCTCGCAGAACATCATCGTGACGGAGATCAACGGCTACGACATGGGATTCCTTGTCGACAATGTTTCGCGCATCCATCGCATCTCGTGGAAGAACATGGAGCCGGCGCCGGAAGTCGGCGATCAGTCGCGCGTCGTCGGTCTCGTGAAGATGGAAGGCAAGATCGTCCTTCTGCTCGACTTTGAGACGATCATGGCGGAGATCAATCCCGAGATCAATCAGAAGCTCACGACGGTTGACGATACGACGGAGGACATCAAGCAGAAGCGCGCCACGCAGCACATCATTGTGGCGGAGGACTCGGTGCTCCTGCGCGACCTTCTCGTCAATACGCTGCACGGTGCCGGATATACGTTCGTGCGCGATTTCGGCAATGGCGAGGAGGCGTGGAACTTCCTCAGGGGCATTGCGGAGAAGACGGAGCCTGATCAGATTTTCGAGAAGGTGCGCATCATCATCTCGGATGTCGAGATGCCGAAGATGGACGGACACCGCCTGCTGAAGCTCGTGCGCGGCGACGATCGTCTGCGTCCGATTCCGCTCATCCTATTCTCGTCGCTGATTTCCGAGGAAATGCGTCGCAAGGGCGACGACCTCGGAGCAAGTGCCCAGATTTCGAAGCCCGAGATCAACCAGCTCATCCATACGATCGACAAGCTGATTTTCGGCATCGACACGACGGGCATGGACGACGATTTTTAAAAAAGGATTCTTCTTGCCGCAGCGCCTTCATGGCACTGCGGCTTTTTCGTGGCAGGCGTAAATTCGCAAAGTAACTTCCGCTGATGTAAGTCTATGGGATTTAGTCTAAGAAAGCCGATAGGAGTAAGTGCGAGAAGCATCAGAATTTGTATGCAATGGATGACCTGAGCACAATATCGTCTTAAAAGCGACCGAACCATAAGGGATAAGCTAGAAAGAAGGACATGCTTCGCACTCCGAAAAGCGAGGCTTTTCAGAGTAAGTTCCACCCTGGCGGGATTTACTATGAGAAAGATGTGCAGCGCAAGATCAGCCCTTTAGAAGTCTAGGAGACTGCACGACATCTTCCGGCGCAACATACGAGATGCCCAAAAGAGCAGCCAGTTCCTCGGAAAAAGCGAACGTAAACATCTCATAGGGAGACTTGCCGCTGTAAATGTTGCGACGGACGCCATTGATGTGCGAAAAAATCAAATTGACGGTATCCTGTGTGAAATGGTCGAAAGAAGACCCCTTCGGCACAATATCGCGAAAAAGCGTGTGATTCTTCTCAATTTGCGCCTTCTGGTAAGACTGCATGGGATCGCAGAAAAAAAGGCAGGCCTCCTTTTCCCCCTCAAGATTGTTCTCAAAGGCGAAAACATCGGAGAACTCTCCACCGTTGTCCGTAAGCATCACGGGCATAAGGGCAGGAAAAGCAAAACCGCCTGCAGTCAAAGTTCGTTTGACCTCTTGGAACTTCAAGGCAGCCTGCACAGCCGTCTTGTTTTCGAGCAGAAGCCCGAACATGAAATTGAACGCAGTGAAGTGGACGGTGAGGATGACTTTGCCGCCTGAAACTCCGATAACGGTATCAAGCTGCGTATGTGCGCTAAGCCCTTCCCGTTCCATATGAGCGAGGAAATCCGCATAGGTGCGTTCCTTCTTTATGGCAGAAGGAACGACATCCGCCCGCTTCTTTTTGCGAGGCTTGAACTTTACGGCGCGTGGAAGGTGAATCTTGGAAGCCGAATAATATCCCTTGGAAAAATGCCGATAAACTGTGCTGAGAGACACATTGAGCTCTGGGTGAGAAGCGACGATATGATAAATGTGCTGCCCCTTCTCAATGCAAGAGGAAATGATGCGATCCTGCTTGTAAAAAGACGCACGGTTCAACGGAATGCCTTCGCGTGCATCGTGCAGGAGCGCTTCGTATTCGGCATGTGCCTGCGGAGCGACATAGAGAAGGCGGAGGAAGCGGCAGTTAGCAGAACGGCGCTTGGGGCAGGCGTTGCAGACGAAGGGTGCCTTTTCGAGCAAGGGGCAGAGTTCGTCTGTTTGCACGAACGCATTGCGGTGCTCTTTGCGATGTCGCTTCACTTCGTAAGATATGGTGGTAGGATCTTTCTGAACGAGCAGGGCGATCGCCTTGAAGGACAATCCCCTGTCGAGCCCGTTCATGATTTCCTGGCGGTCTTGTGCAGTAAGGTGCTTGTTCTTCTTGTTGTTGTCTGCTTGCTTCATGATGACAGCCTCCTTTGTGTAGAGAGATTTCTCACACTAAATTCAGCCATAAATTCTTCTCAGAGTAAATCCCGTTAGTGACCTATTATGTGGGATTTACTTTGGAAATTTACCTTTTCGTGGCAGGGAAAAGAAATTTTCGCAAATCCCTTGCAAAGCCATGACGTATCGTGTATAATCCTATTGTTGTCGATTTGCTGATGTAGCTCAGTCGGCAGAGCGTATCCTTGGTAAGGATAAGGTCACCGGTTCAATCCCGGTCATCAGCTCCATCATAATAGGGCGGCATAGCTCAGTTGGCTAGAGCATGCGGTTCATACCCGCAGTGTCCGGAGTTCGAATCTCTGTGCCGCCACCATTTTTTAACCCCTGCGAGGGGTTTTTGTTATGTTGGCCAGTTGCGAGATGAAGGCTAGTTGTATAATGAAAGCGGAGACTAGAAACGGATTTGTCTGCTTCCATTGGACTTGACTTCTTAAATTTTCGTGGTAAAATACTTCTGTATGAGTCGTAGCAAGCGCATCCATTAGCCCCGGAGCGCCGGCAGGCCATCATTCATGAAAATAATGCATTGCAATAGGTTGAGGGAGGATTCGCATGAAGACGACATTTATGGCGAATGCAGCGAATATCGAGCGCAAGTGGTATGTTGTCGATGCTGCCGGCCAGACAGTAGGACGTTTGGCGGCGGAAGTCGCCAAGGTGCTTCGCGGCAAGAACAAGCCGACCTTCACGCCGCATGTTGACACGGGTGATTTCGTCATTGTGATCAACGCGGAGAAGGCGGTCTTTACAGGCAAGAAACTCACGGATAAGATGTACTTCCGTCATTCCGGATATCCGGGTGGCACGACGTTCACAGCGGCAGGGAAGCTCATGGAGAACGCTCCGGAGAAGGTCATTGAGAAAGCGGTGCGCGGCATGTTGCCGAAGAATCGCCTCGGTGCACAGATGTACCGCAAGCTCAATGTCTATGCTGGTTCTGAACATCCCCATGCAGCGCAGAAGCCTGAAGTGCTCGCGTTCGACATCCGTTGATTTCTGGAAGGAGGAGCTTTAATCCATGGCATTAGTCAGCTATTACGGCACAGGTCGCAGAAAGACCTCGGTCGCTCGCGTTCGCTTGGTTCCCGGTGACGGCAAAGTCACAATCAACGGTCGCGACATGGAAGAGTATTTCGGTCTCAAGACGCTTGAACTCATCGTTCGTCAGCCGCTGAATCTCACTGATACGGTGGACAAGTACGATGTCATTGCCAACGTCAAGGGCGGCGGTGCGTCGGGCCAGGCAGGTGCAATTCGCCACGGCATCACGCGTGCTCTGATGGAACTCGATGGAGAACTCCGTCCTGCATTGAAGAAGGCAGGTTTTGTCACGCGTGACCCGCGTGAGAAGGAGCGCCGCAAGTACGGTCTCAAAAAAGCCCGCAAGGCTTCGCAGTTCTCGAAGCGTTAAGCAGCAAGAACCGAATAGAAAGTTACAAAAGCCCGTCAGTCCAGTGCTGGCGGGCTTTTTTGCTTATCTCGGCGTGCTGAAGCTGCCGTAAGATTGACAAAATATGTTAATTTTCGGGCTGAAAGTTACATACAAGTTACAAAGGTTTTCATGGTACGAGGCGGATGCTTTTGAAATCCAAGTATAATGTGTGTGCAGCAGGAAAGAATGAAACGGAAGGCGAATAGGCAAAGAAGGGATAGGGCGATGATGGCGGAGGTGCAGGTATGGGCGTAAAGGACATGGGCCAGAGGCTCTGCCGGTCGGTGCAGGGCGGCTATCAGCGTTTTCGCACAGCGATGATTCTTGATGTTGTACTGTTTGTTTGCGTGGGTGTGCTTACATACTGCCATGTGTATGAGATACAAGATTGGTATACGGAGGAGATTGGCTGCGCGGCGGCAGCGGCGGCGATCGGCTGCATCTTCGCGGCTGCCCTGCGACTTTTCTTGGAGCGGCGCGGACAGGAGCGGCATGGCTTCGAGGTGCTGCTGCCGGTTGTCGTATTTGTGTTTTTCTTCATTCTTGTGCAGGGACATGCTTGGACGGATCCCTATATTCTGCTCAAGACGGCAGGGCCAGCGCTTGTTTTTGCTTCTGTCGGTCTTTACTGCCTTGAGTCGCAGAACGAAGGCGAGGAGCCGGCACTTGCTGTGTTTTTTGCAATCTCTAAGGCATGGCTTGTCGGCACTCTTTTGATCGTGTCTCTCAGTACATGCTTGACGGCGTTCGATTCACTGCTTTTTTCTTTGGAAGGCAGATTGCATACGACGCTGTATTTTCTCATTGCAGAGTTCTCTTTTCTTTTTATCGGGATGCAGGTCTTTCTCGCGAGCTTGCCTGAGCAGGGGAAAAACATGGGGACGCCCGCGCTCTTTCGCGCTCTCCTCATGCGCGTGCTTTGGCCCGTCTATTTGATTCTGCTCGCGATTCTCTATCTCTATGTGGCAAAGATCATCTATGGTTGGGCGATACCCGTCGGTATGATGAATTGGTTTGCCTCGCTGGCTCTTCTAGCCTTTAGCGTGTTTTTCTTCTGCTTTGCGAATGATGCACGCTATTTGCTGCTACGGCATTTCCTGCGCTGGGGTCTTTTGCTCTTTCTGCCGATTCTTGCGGTGCAGGCTATCGCTGTTTGGCAGCGAGTCGAGCCGTACGGCCTGACGGTGCTGCGCTATACGTCGATCCTCTGCACGATTTTTGGTATCTTTTTGCTCGTGCTTGCTTTCCTGCGCCGCTCGCCACGTCCGGCGTTTCTTGTCTTGGCACTCATGATTGCCGCATTCACGCTGACGCCGCTCAATATCGTCGATGTGCCGCTTCGCACGCAGGAAGCGCGCCTTTGGGGCGTGCTTGAGGAAAACGACATGCTGCAGGATGGCGAAGTCGTGGAAAATCCCGCACTTGCTGAAGGGGCGCGTGACAGGCTCTTGAGCGCTTCGGAGTATCTGACCGATCAGAAGAAGACGTCGTTTCTCGAAACGCCGGGCATGCGTGAGACGCTTGCGAAACTGCGTGGGATGCAGAAGAGGGAAAAAACTACCGAATGGTTCGAGTTTCAAGCGGAAAATCCTGTCTGCATTCCTGTAGATGGTTGGAAGAAAGCTTATCGGATTGACAATCCTGCTGTGGAGGATGGCGTGATTTTCGTGGACAAGGGGGACGGAACAAAGGAACGATTCGATGTTTCTGTGTATCTCGAGGAGCTTTTGGCATACGCGCACAAGGAGGATGCGAGAGGAACGGGAAAATTCACGCAGGAGCTTAGAATAGATATAGATGAAAACACTTGTCTTTGGCTGTATGATGTCGGCTTGTCCGTCCGCAGCCATAAGGGCAGAGAGGATATAACGGCGCAAATCAAGGGTGTGCTTTTGAAGCGCTAGGCTGCGACAAGGGAAAGAAGGAAGTTTTTTGCTGGGGATTCATCGAAGAGAAATCAATATGCTTGAAGGTTCGCTTTGGGATAAGATCATCGTCTTTGCCCTGCCCATCGCTTTGACGGGCATTTTGGAGCAGATGTTCAATGCGGCGGACGTCGCGGTGCTCGGGCGCTTCGTCGGGACGGAGGCGATGGCGGCAGTCGGCAACAACGTGCCCATTGTCGGACTCATTGTGACGTTCTTTCTCGGACTTTCTCTCGGCGCCAATGTCGTCATCGCACAGTACATCGGCGCACGTCGCCTCAAGGAGGCGAGCCGTGCCGTCCATACGGCTCTTGCACTTTCGATCCTTGCAGGCATAGGTGTGGCCTTGCTGGGCGAGCTTTTCGCTGCGCCATTGCTTTCCCTGCTTGACGTGCCCGATGCCGTCATGCCGCTGGCGGAGCTTTACCTGCGCGTAT is from Selenomonas sputigena ATCC 35185 and encodes:
- the nadD gene encoding nicotinate-nucleotide adenylyltransferase — translated: MAQEKKRVGIMGGTFDPIHLGHLVIAEAAREELALSEVIFIPAAQPPHKPGRKVAAAAHRLRLVQLAVEGNPFFRALDVEMRREGPSYSYDTLRDLVETHGESVDFYFIVGGDEISAILTWHRVAELFSLCRFVAARRKGASLSLDEVRTHLGEEALSRIRLVQTPELEISSTDIRRRLQGGRSIRYLVPEKVEAYIYKEGLYS
- the yqeK gene encoding bis(5'-nucleosyl)-tetraphosphatase (symmetrical) YqeK; protein product: MNYEAMKEELAQRLQKKRYEHSLGVADTAAMLAGRFGVDVEKARIAGLLHDCAREYRTADLPAEAARRSIAYGEVERAMPLLLHAYVGARRAEELYGVTDAEIQQAIWRHTVGGERMTKLDKIIYFADMIEPQRDYPEVEELRALSRTASLNAMVLEGLSQSIAFVLQSGRLIHPATVAARNEILLRARAKEGHAP
- a CDS encoding LCP family protein, with the translated sequence MTQRKRSRTQENIRLKRKEQARRRRIARARFLVLMFFLAIFIAVLAVAGYFLYGIGHSIYQEIDAVYQGYEERRQERDRHVDAKFDGYTNVLVLGIDDGADENGTEGQHADTILLLSMENATGRLRAITVPPNMIVQLPQKGGEIRATDLYAHGGAPTMVQALSDLLGVSIHQYVTLDTHALADLVDVLGGVDLYVEDEMNYDDPEAGLSIHIPKGFQHLDGDTSQKYLRYRSSELGEVGRLHRQQRFAKALYEKFLQVDTIPKLPDVADIFKYRMTTSAEIFDSARLAKVLKNLGDEPPTTLLLPTVQREGYWLPDRAAIGQKIEELFPELVKHEGENDDNK
- the rsfS gene encoding ribosome silencing factor — protein: MSRAIARAASDKKAQDIVIMRMAELTTAADYFIVCSANTATQVRAIADNIEDEMLEKHEKPYLHKEGYREGEWVLLDYGDCVAHVFMTESRAFYALERLWSDAPAEHYED
- a CDS encoding CvfB family protein codes for the protein MMAEEKRRKYGPSTVASLRVARISELGAFLDAETGNTSDDILLHKTQQTREISVGEEVEVFLYLDPKHRLTASMRTPRMKEGQIARLTVINVSRDGAFLDVGAERGIFLPYAGMRGRPQIGEVVWAKLYTDKSGRLAVTMEVEDELRRASKPATDVSVGAHLSGSIYNITESGAFIFTDERYIVFVPHKDMRERPRVGEEVTVRITYVRTDGRLNGSLREPKEKALVTDAERILAYLEEHKGRMPYSDKTTPEIIKAKFQISKAAFKRALGHLLKVGSVEEKDGWTLLKDGASLEEGEGKRENNP
- a CDS encoding chemotaxis protein, whose protein sequence is MAEEKKGILLETGTNEFEIIEFNIGAVDYGINVAKVREVIKASDFPVTTMPQAHPYINGLFTLRGRAVPLVDLPRCLGVMSGQAAGRSQNIIVTEINGYDMGFLVDNVSRIHRISWKNMEPAPEVGDQSRVVGLVKMEGKIVLLLDFETIMAEINPEINQKLTTVDDTTEDIKQKRATQHIIVAEDSVLLRDLLVNTLHGAGYTFVRDFGNGEEAWNFLRGIAEKTEPDQIFEKVRIIISDVEMPKMDGHRLLKLVRGDDRLRPIPLILFSSLISEEMRRKGDDLGASAQISKPEINQLIHTIDKLIFGIDTTGMDDDF
- a CDS encoding helix-turn-helix domain-containing protein, yielding MKQADNNKKNKHLTAQDRQEIMNGLDRGLSFKAIALLVQKDPTTISYEVKRHRKEHRNAFVQTDELCPLLEKAPFVCNACPKRRSANCRFLRLLYVAPQAHAEYEALLHDAREGIPLNRASFYKQDRIISSCIEKGQHIYHIVASHPELNVSLSTVYRHFSKGYYSASKIHLPRAVKFKPRKKKRADVVPSAIKKERTYADFLAHMEREGLSAHTQLDTVIGVSGGKVILTVHFTAFNFMFGLLLENKTAVQAALKFQEVKRTLTAGGFAFPALMPVMLTDNGGEFSDVFAFENNLEGEKEACLFFCDPMQSYQKAQIEKNHTLFRDIVPKGSSFDHFTQDTVNLIFSHINGVRRNIYSGKSPYEMFTFAFSEELAALLGISYVAPEDVVQSPRLLKG
- the rplM gene encoding 50S ribosomal protein L13 gives rise to the protein MKTTFMANAANIERKWYVVDAAGQTVGRLAAEVAKVLRGKNKPTFTPHVDTGDFVIVINAEKAVFTGKKLTDKMYFRHSGYPGGTTFTAAGKLMENAPEKVIEKAVRGMLPKNRLGAQMYRKLNVYAGSEHPHAAQKPEVLAFDIR
- the rpsI gene encoding 30S ribosomal protein S9, translating into MALVSYYGTGRRKTSVARVRLVPGDGKVTINGRDMEEYFGLKTLELIVRQPLNLTDTVDKYDVIANVKGGGASGQAGAIRHGITRALMELDGELRPALKKAGFVTRDPREKERRKYGLKKARKASQFSKR
- a CDS encoding DUF4153 domain-containing protein, whose translation is MGVKDMGQRLCRSVQGGYQRFRTAMILDVVLFVCVGVLTYCHVYEIQDWYTEEIGCAAAAAAIGCIFAAALRLFLERRGQERHGFEVLLPVVVFVFFFILVQGHAWTDPYILLKTAGPALVFASVGLYCLESQNEGEEPALAVFFAISKAWLVGTLLIVSLSTCLTAFDSLLFSLEGRLHTTLYFLIAEFSFLFIGMQVFLASLPEQGKNMGTPALFRALLMRVLWPVYLILLAILYLYVAKIIYGWAIPVGMMNWFASLALLAFSVFFFCFANDARYLLLRHFLRWGLLLFLPILAVQAIAVWQRVEPYGLTVLRYTSILCTIFGIFLLVLAFLRRSPRPAFLVLALMIAAFTLTPLNIVDVPLRTQEARLWGVLEENDMLQDGEVVENPALAEGARDRLLSASEYLTDQKKTSFLETPGMRETLAKLRGMQKREKTTEWFEFQAENPVCIPVDGWKKAYRIDNPAVEDGVIFVDKGDGTKERFDVSVYLEELLAYAHKEDARGTGKFTQELRIDIDENTCLWLYDVGLSVRSHKGREDITAQIKGVLLKR